In Mus musculus strain C57BL/6J chromosome 9, GRCm38.p6 C57BL/6J, one genomic interval encodes:
- the Nrgn gene encoding neurogranin, with protein sequence MDCCTESACSKPDDDILDIPLDDPGANAAAAKIQASFRGHMARKKIKSGECGRKGPGPGGPGGAGGARGGAGGGPSGD encoded by the coding sequence GAGAGCGCCTGCTCCAAGCCAGACGACGATATTCTTGACATCCCGCTGGATGATCCCGGAGCCAACGCCGCTGCAGCCAAAATCCAGGCGAGTTTCCGGGGCCACATGGCGAGGAAGAAGATAAAGAGCGGAGAGTGTGGCCGGAAGGGACCGGGCCCCGGGGGACCAGGCGGAGCTGGGGGCGCCCGGGGAGGCGCGGGCGGCGGCCCCAGCGGAGACTAG